One segment of Plasmodium vivax chromosome 14, whole genome shotgun sequence DNA contains the following:
- a CDS encoding hypothetical protein, conserved (encoded by transcript PVX_101210A), with the protein MTICNSRYKNTGSEEDKLLFKTCTESTEYLHLYFRELKEHLCRHRKYEELFNFCYGTLRNIKNPAISRTTALKVIGIAFTLNPKCADLPVSKDIITYAYKLLKRNEEGTNKKYFTYFGHSTNKEKESLLSESINLFKTTEAIKERQQLKDQNFINTIFSKIEKKQIFIAKGCSVSYSPLLSDFTNAKRDLLELLETEFVSHGKVDRVYSDYVRCLNEVKERTIEFLENGEYDLYCRFIDEMQEEDEINVRYESYLLSCPELFNEKDDKDSNRETTPTQREQLKPKLGGTLFNNQVASEEASKRTGSMTRGVDNHSEVSNERRSVTPPVGSNSRKKVNEKGEAKSLSKNISNSITKFASSFVRNAPSGEVASGGVEPNVNNEGVTVAEGEVVNQKKPPCDDGSREGGTAGKLAQLPPSGNTARSASVQRDNNEGDGDGENGKKKKAHTSKKKNKELPKQLSEEATVLPDGGASPGGAQVDTKKKASFNKTVAFDLVGTEKAAQDPKCPGKNEAAAREGHFNEKEMQIINEFNAYLNEGVSHLRKQPDGFKKECKEFKNSIHDGNNALWDSLIKKSNFYSIKEDFLNYNKFLKAKEKDAKEQTLGDLLGMNKYIELKKKKSKSKSKGKSKNRKMNPDELNCIINKFTNNLSQSRPIKIEQKVPAEKLTGGMPFTPIGTPPAIAQTRSDKRDSIISQQRNDATHISSCNKYFTKNDNISYVQDAVLKNGSLLLRDDNLEISLSQHYYGNNGLIKIYVKNKKLVNYYDVDIQISNKILFPLKFKFLNYERMLCANGTNCYEMVVKCAHMYKGFPLIKISYRMQDMFRKSIELRLPIPINKFMKNIKITKDVFVKFWNNENFNIYKKEKVIHKADSVDTEQIVAISCLGNALSVCYIEDAIYLSGCYADNASALDNYFVLVGIEVLKNKLKIICKSNNPTLSSAILFLIILILKKHDRV; encoded by the exons ATGACCATATGCAACAGCAGGTACAAAAACACGGGCTCGGAAGAAGACAAGTTGCTGTTCAAGACGTGCACAGAGTCCACGGAGTATCTCCATTTATATTTTCGGGAGTTGAAGGAACACCTGTGCAGGCACAGGAAGTATGAGGAGCTGTTTAACTTTTGCTACGGCACGCTGAGGAATATAAAGAACCCCGCCATCTCGCGGACCACGGCCCTGAAG GTAATCGGAATAGCATTCACGCTGAACCCCAAGTGCGCGGACCTCCCAGTGAGCAAAGACATCATCACGTACGCCTACAAACTGCTcaagcgaaatgaagaagggaCAAACAAGAAGTATTTCACATATTTTGGCCACAGCAcaaacaaagaaaaagaaagcctCCTTAGTGAATCaattaatttattcaaaaCGACGGAAGCGATTAAGGAGAGGCAACAGCTGAAagatcaaaattttattaacactatttttagcaaaatagagaagaagcaaatttttattgccAAGGGGTGCTCCGTGTCGTACTCCCCGCTGCTTAGTG ATTTCACGAATGCGAAGAGGGACCTCCTCGAGCTGCTCGAAACGGAGTTCGTAAGCCACGGCAAAGTTGACCGGGTCTACTCAGACTACGTCAG gtgCCTCAATGAGGTGAAGGAAAGGACCATcgaatttttggaaaatggcGAGTATGATCTTTACTGCAGGTTTATTGAT GAAATGcaagaggaagacgaaatAAACGTCCGCTACGAATCCTACCTGCTGAGCTGCCCAGAGCTGTTCAACGAGAAGGACGACAAGGACTCCAACAGAGAGACCACCCCCACGCAGAGGGAGCAGTTGAAACCAAAATTGGGTGGCACCCTTTTTAACAACCAAGTGGCTAGCGAGGAGGCAAGCAAAAGGACAGGCAGCATGACCAGGGGGGTGGATAATCATTCGGAGGTCAGCAACGAAAGGAGAAGTGTCACCCCCCCGGTAGGATCAAAcagcagaaaaaaagtgaatgaaaaaggagaagctaaatcattatcaaaaaatatttctaacAGCATTACAAAATTTGCTTCGTCCTTTGTGAGGAATGCTCCATCGGGGGAAGTTGCCAGTGGAGGAGTGGAGCCAAATGTGAATAACGAAGGAGTGACCGTTGCAGAGGGGGAGGTGGTGAACCAGAAGAAGCCTCCTTGTGATGATGGCAGTAGAGAGGGAGGCACGGCGGGGAAGTTAGCCCAGCTGCCGCCGAGCGGAAACACAGCGAGGAGTGCCTCTGTGCAGAGGGACAACAACGAGGGCGATGGCGACggcgaaaatgggaaaaagaaaaaagcacacacaagtaagaagaaaaacaaggAGCTACCCAAGCAGCTGAGTGAGGAGGCCACTGTACTGCCCGATGGAGGCGCCTCGCCGGGGGGCGCGCAGGTGGACACCAAGAAGAAGGCCTCCTTCAACAAGACGGTCGCGTTTGACCTTGTGGGCACCGAGAAGGCCGCCCAAG ACCCCAAGTGCCCCGGGAAGAACGAAGCTGCAGCGCGCGAGGGCCACTTTAACGAAAAGGAGATGCAAATAATAAACGAGTTCAACGCGTACCTAAACGAAGGAGTGAGTCACCTGAGGAAGCAACCGGATGGTTTCAAAAAGGAGTGCAAAGAATTTAAGAACTCCATTCACGATGGAAATAATGCTCTCTGGGATAGCCTCATAAAGAAGAGCAATTTTTACTCCATTAAGGaggattttttaaattacaataaatttttgaagGCCAAGGAAAAGGACGCCAAGGAGCAAACTCTGGGAGACCTCCTCGGCATGAACAAGTACATCgagttgaagaaaaaaaaaagcaaaagtaaaagcaaaggcaaaagtaaaaacagaaaaatgaatcCCGACGAGCTAAACTGCATCATTAACAAATTTACGAACAATTTGTCTCAAAGTAGGCCCATCAAAATTGAGCAGAAGGTTCCCGCGGAAAAACTCACGGGAGGGATGCCTTTTACACCAATTGGAACTCCTCCAGCAATTGCTCAAACCCGCAGTGATAAGAGAGACTCCATCATTTCGCAGCAGAGAAACGACGCAACACACATCTCCTCCTGCAATAAGTACTTTACGAAGAATGATAACATATCCTACGTACAGGACGCAGTGTTAAAAAATGGGTCCCTTTTGTTAAGGGACGACAACCTCGAG ataTCCCTCAGCCAGCACTACTACGGCAACAACGGGTtgataaaaatttacgtGAAGAATAAGAAGCTGGTGAACTACTACGACGTGGATATTCAAATTTCgaacaaaattttgttccccctgaAATTCAAGTTCCTCAACTACGAGAGGATGCTCTGCGCGAATGGGACCAACTGCTAC gaaaTGGTCGTCAAGTGCGCACACATGTACAAGGGCTTTCCCCTAATTAAAATTTCCTACCG CATGCAAGACATGTTCAGAAAAAGCATCGAGTTGAGGCTGCCCATCCCGATCAACAAATTTATGAAGAACATAAAAATCACGAAAGACGTTTTCGTGAAATTCTGGAACaacgaaaattttaatatatataaaaaggagaaggtgATCCACAAGGCCGACTCGGTGGACACAGAGCAGATCGTCGCCATCTCCTGTTTG GGAAATGCCCTCAGCGTGTGCTACATCGAAGATGCAATTTATTTGAGCGGGTGCTATGCGGACAATGCAAGCGCGCTGGATAATTACTTCGTCCTCGTGGGTATTGAAGTCCTGAAGAACAAACTGAAGATCATATGTAAGTCGAATAACCCCACGCTATCATCGgccatcctttttttaatcataCTCATTCTTAAGAAGCACGACCGGGTGTAA